In one Spirosoma rigui genomic region, the following are encoded:
- a CDS encoding TonB-dependent receptor has protein sequence MVYRLLLISLVCLVSRVSAQDKKSGGEGKRAFSATGYVRDAKTGQPIQGVNIVVMNVSKGYVTAKDGFYVITMPAGDYVLKFSHVGYRPKLDTVSLQKLLFREITMEDDSKDLEEVVVTSEAPDRNVRKVEMGVSQLTIRSIRRIPPLMGEVDIVRSLLLLPGVTTVGEGAPGFNVRGGSADQNLILFDGAPVFNSSHLMGFFSVFNPDVVRDVTLNRGGVVAAFGGRASSVLDVKIKEPDAETWSVNGGIGLISSRLGVEGPIIKNKLSFLAAGRASFNDFLFRLAPPGLTGTKANFYDLTTKLKYQPSEKNTITLTGYLSTDVFKLPSDSLSGQEINASSTKFNYQTANSVLNWNYFMNRRINIATALIISRYQADLSAPDSANAFQLKSGVWHRQVKSDLTFTASEKHQWQTGVSVIDYLLQPNTRTPGPASNVLPVDLDRERGYELSAYLQDEWNVNPAVSILAGLRYSALLNRGPATVRTYQEGLPRQDESVSTTKTYGAGTVYHTAGGLEPRLAVRWSVGEGSAIKAGYSRLRQYIQQITNTTAALPTSRWHLSDVYTKPQIADQWSLGYFRNTTDNALEASGEVYYKTLTNAIDYRDGAELQLAKAVETQIVQGSGQAYGFEGLLRKNKGRWTGFTSYTYARTFLTMDSPYAQERVNNGRAYPANYDKPHTLNVLATYRPTAWFSMSLNFTYSTGRPTTQPYARARINGVIVPIYVDRNQQRVPDYHRLDFSMLFEQNPARKKRNQSSWVFSIYNVYARKNAYSIFYRLSSRSGSDAYKLAIFGTAFPSLTYNFKF, from the coding sequence ATGGTGTATAGACTTTTACTGATTTCACTGGTTTGCCTGGTTAGCAGGGTATCCGCACAGGATAAAAAGTCAGGTGGTGAGGGCAAACGGGCATTCTCGGCAACGGGCTACGTGCGCGATGCTAAAACCGGGCAGCCCATCCAGGGTGTTAACATCGTTGTGATGAACGTGTCGAAAGGCTACGTGACCGCCAAAGATGGCTTCTATGTGATTACCATGCCCGCTGGTGACTACGTTCTGAAATTCAGCCATGTTGGTTACCGGCCTAAACTGGATACCGTTTCCCTCCAGAAGCTTTTGTTTCGCGAAATCACCATGGAGGACGACTCCAAAGATCTGGAGGAGGTGGTGGTAACAAGTGAGGCCCCGGATCGTAACGTCCGGAAGGTCGAAATGGGAGTGTCGCAACTGACCATCCGTAGCATCCGGCGCATTCCTCCGCTGATGGGCGAAGTGGACATAGTACGTAGTTTACTGCTGTTGCCGGGGGTGACAACGGTGGGTGAGGGGGCACCGGGATTTAACGTACGGGGAGGCAGTGCCGATCAGAACCTGATCCTGTTCGATGGGGCACCGGTCTTCAATTCGAGTCACCTCATGGGCTTTTTCTCCGTTTTCAATCCCGATGTTGTGCGCGACGTAACGCTGAACCGAGGGGGCGTCGTTGCGGCCTTCGGCGGGCGGGCATCGTCGGTACTGGATGTGAAAATAAAGGAACCCGACGCCGAAACGTGGAGCGTAAACGGGGGGATCGGTTTGATTTCCAGTCGCTTGGGAGTAGAAGGCCCCATCATTAAAAACAAACTGTCTTTTCTGGCCGCCGGGCGGGCGTCGTTCAACGATTTTCTGTTCAGACTGGCACCCCCCGGTCTGACCGGCACGAAGGCCAATTTCTACGACCTGACCACGAAACTCAAGTACCAGCCCTCCGAAAAAAACACCATCACCCTGACCGGGTACCTCAGCACCGATGTGTTCAAGCTGCCATCCGATTCCCTGTCGGGGCAGGAGATCAATGCCTCGTCAACGAAGTTCAACTACCAGACCGCCAACAGCGTTCTGAACTGGAATTACTTCATGAACCGACGGATAAACATTGCCACTGCCCTTATTATCAGTCGCTATCAGGCCGATTTGTCGGCGCCCGATTCGGCTAATGCTTTCCAGCTAAAATCGGGCGTGTGGCATCGTCAGGTTAAATCGGACCTGACGTTTACGGCCAGTGAAAAACACCAGTGGCAAACGGGCGTCAGCGTCATCGATTACCTGCTGCAACCCAACACGCGGACTCCCGGGCCGGCCTCCAACGTCTTACCCGTAGATCTGGATCGCGAACGGGGGTACGAACTGTCGGCCTACCTGCAGGACGAGTGGAACGTGAACCCTGCCGTATCGATCCTGGCCGGACTACGGTACTCGGCTTTGCTGAATCGGGGGCCTGCCACTGTGCGCACGTACCAGGAAGGACTACCCCGGCAGGACGAATCGGTGAGTACCACGAAAACGTACGGGGCGGGTACTGTTTACCATACGGCGGGGGGGCTGGAACCCCGGCTGGCCGTTCGCTGGTCGGTAGGCGAGGGGTCGGCCATCAAAGCAGGGTATAGCCGACTACGGCAGTATATCCAGCAGATCACCAATACGACGGCTGCGCTGCCCACCTCACGCTGGCACCTGAGCGACGTGTATACGAAGCCGCAGATTGCCGACCAATGGTCGCTGGGATACTTTCGCAATACGACTGATAATGCCCTCGAAGCTTCCGGTGAGGTGTATTACAAGACGCTAACCAACGCCATTGATTACCGCGACGGGGCGGAGTTGCAACTGGCCAAAGCGGTAGAAACGCAAATTGTGCAGGGGAGTGGACAGGCGTACGGATTTGAAGGGCTGCTGCGCAAGAACAAAGGCCGTTGGACGGGTTTCACGAGTTACACCTACGCGCGTACGTTTCTGACTATGGACAGTCCCTACGCGCAGGAGCGGGTCAACAACGGACGGGCCTACCCGGCTAACTATGACAAGCCGCATACCCTCAACGTACTCGCTACCTACCGCCCGACCGCCTGGTTCAGCATGTCGCTGAACTTCACGTACAGCACGGGCCGACCCACCACGCAGCCCTATGCCCGCGCGCGCATCAACGGGGTTATCGTACCGATTTACGTAGACCGCAACCAGCAGCGGGTGCCTGATTACCACCGGCTCGATTTCTCGATGCTGTTCGAGCAGAATCCAGCCCGGAAGAAGCGTAACCAGAGTAGCTGGGTATTCTCGATCTACAATGTGTACGCCCGCAAGAATGCTTATTCCATTTTTTATCGGCTCAGTTCCCGCTCGGGTTCAGATGCCTATAAGTTAGCCATCTTCGGTACGGCTTTCCCGTCACT
- a CDS encoding helix-hairpin-helix domain-containing protein, protein MTNAEIVDLLELTGRLMELHEQDAFRTRTFTSAAFNLDKSTADLANLPADELVKLPGVGKSLANKIREIAETGRLTELDELLAKTPSGVMDMFRIKGLGVKKIGTLWREIGIDNLDALRQACETGQVAKVKGFGAGTQDKILAALEFLQEQKGKVRMDKAALVASLLQEALTSLFDRVEVSGQVRRKAQEVDTVQLLIQTSDPVSAMLAINGLPRLEQTRPDSSPFAWRGRMTGFDVGVELLLLAPDQLDRQWFIQTAAVPHLQQVGVGGISLLQAAYTGQDTSETAIYERAGFPYIVPEMREDDFAFRWSARHRPDELVTWDDLRGTLHNHSTWSDGKQSVADMANYCRELGLTYFGIADHSKTASYAGGLDADRVRQQQAEIDGLNAGYGPDFRIFKGIESDILGDGSLDYDDATLATFDYVVASVHQTLTMSLEKATTRLLRAIENPYTTILGHPTGRLLLAREGYPIDHKVIIDACAAHNVVIEINASPYRLDIDWRWIEYAMQQGVLLSINPDAHDFAGLLDMHYGVAIGRKGGLTKEMTFNALTLNEMVEYFRRRKERIGEK, encoded by the coding sequence ATGACCAATGCCGAAATCGTTGACCTGCTCGAACTCACGGGCCGGTTGATGGAGCTTCACGAACAGGATGCCTTCCGCACCCGCACTTTTACCTCCGCTGCTTTCAACCTCGATAAATCGACTGCCGACCTCGCCAACCTACCTGCCGACGAGCTGGTGAAGCTGCCTGGTGTGGGGAAGTCGCTGGCGAACAAGATCCGCGAAATTGCCGAAACAGGCCGCCTGACCGAACTTGATGAACTGCTGGCTAAAACACCATCGGGCGTGATGGACATGTTCCGGATCAAAGGGCTTGGCGTAAAAAAAATTGGTACGCTCTGGCGCGAGATTGGGATCGATAACCTGGACGCTCTGCGGCAGGCCTGCGAAACGGGCCAGGTTGCTAAAGTTAAAGGATTTGGGGCCGGCACGCAGGACAAGATCCTGGCTGCCCTGGAATTTCTGCAGGAGCAGAAGGGTAAAGTACGCATGGATAAAGCCGCGCTGGTAGCCAGCCTGCTGCAGGAAGCATTGACCAGCCTCTTCGACCGTGTAGAAGTGAGCGGGCAGGTACGCCGGAAGGCGCAGGAGGTTGATACGGTGCAGCTTCTTATCCAAACCAGCGATCCCGTATCGGCCATGCTCGCCATCAATGGCCTGCCGCGGCTGGAACAAACCAGGCCCGACTCGTCGCCCTTTGCGTGGCGGGGGCGCATGACTGGTTTCGACGTGGGTGTTGAACTGCTGCTGCTGGCCCCGGATCAACTGGATCGGCAATGGTTCATTCAAACGGCCGCAGTGCCTCACCTGCAACAGGTAGGAGTGGGCGGCATATCGTTGCTTCAGGCGGCCTACACGGGTCAGGATACGTCCGAAACGGCCATTTACGAACGGGCCGGATTCCCCTATATCGTTCCCGAAATGCGGGAAGACGATTTTGCCTTTCGCTGGTCTGCCCGCCACCGGCCCGACGAACTCGTTACCTGGGATGACCTGCGCGGCACGCTGCACAACCACAGCACCTGGTCGGATGGCAAGCAGTCGGTTGCCGACATGGCCAACTACTGCCGCGAACTGGGACTAACGTACTTCGGCATTGCCGATCACTCCAAAACGGCTTCCTACGCCGGTGGTCTCGACGCCGATCGGGTGCGCCAGCAGCAGGCCGAAATCGACGGGCTGAATGCGGGCTACGGACCCGATTTCCGAATTTTCAAAGGAATTGAATCGGATATCCTGGGCGACGGATCGTTGGATTACGACGATGCTACGCTGGCTACCTTCGACTACGTCGTGGCCAGTGTGCACCAGACGCTGACCATGTCGCTCGAAAAAGCCACAACGCGGCTGCTGCGTGCCATTGAAAACCCGTACACGACTATTTTAGGTCACCCGACGGGGCGGCTGCTGCTGGCGCGGGAGGGTTATCCCATCGATCACAAAGTTATCATCGACGCCTGCGCTGCGCATAATGTTGTCATCGAAATCAACGCCAGTCCCTATCGGCTTGACATCGACTGGCGCTGGATCGAGTATGCCATGCAGCAGGGCGTGCTGCTGAGTATTAACCCCGATGCCCATGATTTTGCCGGCTTGCTGGATATGCACTATGGCGTTGCGATTGGTCGGAAGGGTGGATTGACCAAAGAAATGACATTCAACGCCTTAACGCTGAACGAAATGGTTGAATATTTTCGTCGCAGGAAGGAACGTATAGGGGAGAAATGA